The DNA region CCGGCGAGTTACGCGCTGGCGGACAAAAGGGTTCCCACTCGACGGAAAACCGGGCGCCAACCGGTCGCCCGGGCCGCTCAGACCATCTGCCCGAGCGCGACCGCGTCGTCGGCCTCGACCCACGCGAGGGGGTTCTCCGTGTGGAAGAGGACCACGCCGCCGTCGACCTCGTAGGCGTCCGTGGCGGCGACGCCGTCGGTGTCGGCCGGCCCGACTCGCACGTCCGCGGACGGCTCGCTCTCGGCACTGTCCGCCTCGCCGCGTCGCGTCGCGTGGTCCGTCATGGCTTCACGACCGGGTTTGGTACACCGTATCAAGTATCTTCTGCCTGCACCAACACTACCCGGCCCGCACTCAGGACAGACAGTAACTGTTGCAGTGAGCGGTCGCGGTGCGGTCGGCGCGCGCTGGAGCGCGCTCTCGTGCGCGCGACGACATCGCGCGAGGGATTCGCGACTCGCGTGTCGCGAATCGGCTGGGGAGGCTCGTGGCCGTCTGCGGTGCTGTGCGGGGCGGTCTGCGGTACTGTCCTGGTGGACTGAACGGGCGAGGCGGGCTCGCGTTTATCTAGTCGCCTGAGCGGGCCACTATCCGCGCGGGCCGTGCGGAGAGCGCGGATATCCCGCTCAGCGACCGCGAGCGCGCCGAGGGCTTTCATCGCTTGCTGTCCTCTGCGGTGTTGACTCCAGGTAGCGAGCGCGGCGAGGGTTTTCAGCGCTCACCGGCGAGTGCGGCCACTCCGAGACGACTTCCTTCCCCGACAAACCCAACAGAAACAACTACTCGATTCGCAACACGAACTGACAACTCACATCGGGTCCGAACGCTTAGGCCCGCGGGTACACTCTACTCCGAGTATGCCCGCCGACCTCGAAGAGAAGACCGACCGCTACGAACGGCTGCTCGCGGAGGCGCTCGACGCCGCCGAGGTGGCGCCGCCCGAGGGGACGCCGATGGCCGACGCCGCCGCCGAGTGCGAGGAGATGGCCCGCTCGTACCTGGAGGACGGCCGCCACTTCCGCGACGAGGACGACCCCGTCAACGCCCTGGCCTCCTTTTCCTACGGCCACGCCTGGCTCGACGCCGGCGCCCGGATCGGGCTGTTCGACGTGCCCGAGGAGGGCCATCTGTTTACAGTCTAAAACCGGGGTCGAGAGACCTCAGCCGATAGTGTCTCGGATCTGTGTGAGGTACGCTTCGAACCGTCGAGCTGGTTCTGGAGAGAAGTGTAGACGGCTTCGTCGTCGATGTCTGCGCCGTACTGATGTGTGAGGATGTTCCGGAGTCCGGCAGCGCGAGCCATCCGGTCGGCAGTGGCGTCGTCTAACACCGCTTCCGCTTCGAGGCGGCGGAACACGCTCCGATTCGTCTCCGGGACGGCAATGTCTCGCGACCGGAGTAGCATCTCGCCGATGTCGATACAGTCTTCGATCGCGGTCTGGAGTTCCCGTTCGACGACTGCGCGGTCCTCTCGGCTATCCCGGTACTCTTCGAACGACAGCGAATCGCGTTTTTCGGCGAGCACCTCGACCGCATCCCGGACGTACGACGCTTTCTCCACGATTCGCCGTCTCGTCGACTCGTCCATCCTACACCACTCGTCTGAGATCCCCGAGTATGTCGTCGAACGAGTCGAGCGGCGCGTCGTCGGCTTCAGAGTCCGGCGTCGCGAGCAGGTCGCGAGCCCTGTCGAGCGACCCGTACACGACCACCCCATCGCGACGGATCGAGCGCCGGAGTTCTGGCGGCGAGTCGGTGATCGGAACGACGTCGATGTCGTCGGTGCCGAGCGCGGCCGACAGCGCGTCGATCAGCGACAGGCGCTCGCGAGTCCGATCCGACGGGGAGTGTACGTCTTCGAACGCGACTCCGATGTCGATGTCACTCCGACTGTGGGCATCGCCGCGCGCGCCCGAACCGTAGAGGACTCCGACCGACACCGGAGCCGCGTCGAGAACACGGCGAACGGCGTCCAGATCTACCCCGGAGATCTCGTCTCGCCGCTCCATGCCTGACCGTTGCCAGCGGATGGTAATAAACGTTCGAGCAAGCGGGCGTAGGTCCTCGCTCCCGCGCCGCCCTTCGTGAAGCGGATCCCATCGATCCGTGTGTCGCCGGTCAACGTATCGACGCGACACCGCCCCCTCGCGAATTTCAGCCGTGATTCCTGGGGCTCCGGGTTTAAGTGACTCGCCGGGATAGTTGGAGTAACACCCTCAGGGGGGCACTCATGTCACGGGAAGCGACGGACGGACCGGGCGCGGACGGGCGGCTCGCGGCGTTCCAGCGGTGGCTCTCGCGGGCCGCCGGGGCGCTGGCGGGGTCGCGGATCCACGTCCCCGACTACGACCCGGCCCGGCACGGTCGGCTGGTCGCCGACGACCCGCCGAGCGGCGGCCGCGAGGTCGACCGCTACTGGCTCAACGCCCCCTTCGCCTACGTCTCCATCGCCTACGACGACGAGGAGAACGAACACCGCTACCGCGTCGTCGAACCGACCCTCGACGGGACCGAGCGCGAGTTGCTCGACCGGGTGTTCGACGACATCCGCGACCCGCTGCTCTATCGCGACGACGTGAGCGACGACCCCGCCGACGCCCTGCGCGAGGAGCTCCGCCTGCGCCTCGAGGAGTACGGCGTCTCCATCGCGACGGAGACGTTCTACCGGCTGTACTACTACCTCCACCGCTCTTTCCTGGGCTACGGCAAGCTCGACCCCGTGATGCACGACCCGCGCGTCGAGGACATCTCCTGCGACGGGTCCGGCCTGCCCGTGTTCGTCTACCACGAGGAGTACACCGACGTAGAGACGACGGTCGTCTTCGAACGGGACGAACTCGACGACTACGTCGTCCAGCTCGCCCAGCGCTCGGGCCGTCACGTCAGCGTCTCCGACCCCGTCGTCTCGACGACGCTGCCGGACGGCTCCCGGATCGAGCTGGCGCTCGGCGAGGAGGTGACGCCGCGGGGCTCGGCGTTCACCATCCGGAAGTACGCCGACGAGCCGTTCACGCCGGTCGACCTGATGAACTACGGCACCTACGACGCGCGGATGCTCGCCTTCCTCTGGCTCTGCATCGAGCACAACAAGAGCCTCATCTTCGCCGGCGGGACCGCGGCGGGCAAGACCACCTCGATGAACGCCGTCTCGATGTTCATCCCGCCGCGGTCGAAGGTCATCACCATCGAGGACACCCGCGAGCTCTCGCTGTACCACGAGAACTGGCTCTCGTCGGTCACCCGCGAGCGGATGGGCGACGGCGACATCACGATGTACGACCTGCTGCGCTCGTCGCTGCGCCACCGCCCCGAGTACATCGTCGTCGGCGAGGTCCGCGGCGAGGAGGCCATCACGCTGTTCCAGGCGATGAACACCGGCCACACCACCTTCTCGACGCTGCACGCCGACTCCGTGCAGACGGTCATCAACCGGCTGGAGAACGAGCCGATCAACGTCCCGCGGCCGATGGTCCAGAGCCTGGACGTGCTGAGCGTCCAGGTCCTCACCCGATCCGGCGGCGAGCGGGTCCGCCGCGCCCGGACCATCGCCGAGATCGAGGGCATCGACCAGCGGACGGGCGAACTCGACTACTCGAACACCTACAGCTGGGACGGCACCGCCGACACCTTCACCCGCAACAACAGCGAACTCCTGGAGGAGATCCGCGAGGAGCAGGGCTGGACCCGCGCCGAGTTGCTCCGCGAACTGCGCGACCGGCGGCGGTTCCTGACGTACCTCCGGGACAACGACATCACCGACTTCCGGCGGTTCACCGCGATGGTCAACAAGTACTACGCCGACCCCGACGAGGTGGTCGAGATGATCGACGAGGCCGACGTGACCGTCGACGAGGGGACGGGCCCGGACGCCGGGGCCGGGCCGGCGGTCGGTGAGGGCGCCGACCCGGCGGCGGGCGAAGGAACCGACCCGGCGACCGGCGACCAGCAATGAGTTCGGTCGTCGGGCTCGCCCCGCTGGTCGTCGCGCTGGGGCTGGCCGCGCTGGTCCCGCTGTCGTCGCTCCACTCCGGCCTCGACACCCGGTTCACCCGGACGGCGCGGCGCTACTTCGGCCGGTACGTCCCCGACGAGGCGCCCGACCGACGGCGGCGGCTCAGGGAGGCCTACGTCGACGAGACGTACCGCACCTACGCGGCGGAGACGTACCTCGTGACGGTCCTGGCCGCGACGGCGGGCGCGATCGTCGGCGTCTACGTCTTCGGCGGCGTCCTGCTCGTGCTCCCGGCGGTCGGCGAGTTCATCCAGGGGTTGCCCGACGCCATCGCGAACACGCTCGGGCGGCCGGAACTGGAGCCCGACCTGACCCCGAACCAGGTGTTCGGCGTGCTGACCGCCGGCGGGGCCGTCTCCGGACTGGCCGTCGCCGGAGTCGCCTACTGGTACCGCTGGGAGCGTCTCCGGAGTACCGCGGAGGTCCGCCGCCGGGGGATCAACGAGGGGCTGCCGCGGACGGTCGCGTTCGTCTACGCGCTGTCGCGGGGCGGGATGGCGACGCCGGCGGTGATGCGGACGCTGGCCGAGAACCGCGACGTGTACGGCCACGGGGCCGACGAGATCTCCGTCGCCGTCCGGGAGATGGATCTCTTCGGCCGTGACATCATCACCGCCGTCCGGTCGGTCTCGAAGCGGACGCCCAGCGAGGAGTTCAAGACCTTCAGCGAGAACCTCGCGAGCGTCCTCCAGAGCGGGCAGAACCTCCCCGGGTTCCTCCGCGACCAGTACGAGCGCTACCGCGAGGAGGCCGCCGACCGCCAGGAGGAGATCCTCGAACTGCTGGCGACCATCGCCGAGGCCTACGTCACCGTCCTCGTCGCCGGCACGCTGTTCCTGATGACGATCCTGCTCGTCTTCGGGCTGACGACGGCTCAGACCATCAACTTCCTTCGCCTGCTCGCCTACGTGATGATCCCGCTGGCCAACCTCCTGTTCGTGGTCTACCTCTCGGGGAAACTCGACCTGCTGGGCGTCTCCGGCGGGAGCGAGACCGGCGCGCTCGCGGCGTCGATCCGCGGCCGGAGCGGTCTCCCGGGCGCGGGCGGGTCCGGGACCGACCCGGCGGCCGAGGGGGAGGTCGCCGACGGTCGGACGGTCGACGGGGCGGGCACCGACTCGGCGGCCGACAGTCCCGTGACCGACGGCGGCTACACGGCGTCGTCGACACTCCGCGAGCAACTGGCGGCGTACGACTCGCTCGCCCGCGTCCGGGCGCTGTTCGACCGACCGGGACAGGCGCTCATGCAGCGGCCGACGGCGATCCTCTACGTGACCGTCCCGCTCGCGCTGCTGTCTATCGCGCTCCGGGCGCCGGACGCGGTGGGGGCCACCGGCGTCCAGGTCCGGGCGCTCGACGACGTGCTGATCCAGGCGGCGCTGCTGGTGGTCGGCTCGTTCGCGGTCGTCTGGGAGCTCTACAGCCGGCGGATCCGGAAGCTGGAGGCGGCGCTGCCCGAACTGCTCGAACGGCTCGCCAGCCTCAACGAGGCCGGGATGTCCGTCGTCGAGGGGTTCGAGCGCGTCCGCGAGAGCGACCTTGGCGTCCTCTCGGTCGAGGTCGACCGCATCTGCCGCGACCTGACCTACGGCGCGAACGTCGACGACGCGTTGCGCCGGTTCGGCCTGCGGGTCCGCACGACGGCGACGACCCGCGTCGTCACCCTCCTCACGAACGCCCTCCGCGCGAGCGGCGACCTCGCGCCCGTCCTGCGGATCGCCGGCGAGCAGGCCAACACCGAACTCAAGCTCCGGCGCAAGCGCCGCCAGCAGATGTTCACCTACCTGATCGTCATCTACATCTCCTTTCTGGTCTTCCTCGTCATCATCGTCGCCGTCCAGGAGGTGCTCGTGCCGAGCCTCCCGAACAACGTCCCGACCCCCGAGAACACCGACCGCCTCGCGGTCAACGTCGACGCCTTCGCCCGCTTCGGCCGGGTGAACAAGGCCGCCTACACCCTCGTC from Halosimplex halophilum includes:
- a CDS encoding DUF357 domain-containing protein gives rise to the protein MPADLEEKTDRYERLLAEALDAAEVAPPEGTPMADAAAECEEMARSYLEDGRHFRDEDDPVNALASFSYGHAWLDAGARIGLFDVPEEGHLFTV
- a CDS encoding type II/IV secretion system ATPase subunit; translation: MSREATDGPGADGRLAAFQRWLSRAAGALAGSRIHVPDYDPARHGRLVADDPPSGGREVDRYWLNAPFAYVSIAYDDEENEHRYRVVEPTLDGTERELLDRVFDDIRDPLLYRDDVSDDPADALREELRLRLEEYGVSIATETFYRLYYYLHRSFLGYGKLDPVMHDPRVEDISCDGSGLPVFVYHEEYTDVETTVVFERDELDDYVVQLAQRSGRHVSVSDPVVSTTLPDGSRIELALGEEVTPRGSAFTIRKYADEPFTPVDLMNYGTYDARMLAFLWLCIEHNKSLIFAGGTAAGKTTSMNAVSMFIPPRSKVITIEDTRELSLYHENWLSSVTRERMGDGDITMYDLLRSSLRHRPEYIVVGEVRGEEAITLFQAMNTGHTTFSTLHADSVQTVINRLENEPINVPRPMVQSLDVLSVQVLTRSGGERVRRARTIAEIEGIDQRTGELDYSNTYSWDGTADTFTRNNSELLEEIREEQGWTRAELLRELRDRRRFLTYLRDNDITDFRRFTAMVNKYYADPDEVVEMIDEADVTVDEGTGPDAGAGPAVGEGADPAAGEGTDPATGDQQ
- a CDS encoding DUF7331 family protein, with the translated sequence MTDHATRRGEADSAESEPSADVRVGPADTDGVAATDAYEVDGGVVLFHTENPLAWVEADDAVALGQMV
- the mntA gene encoding type VII toxin-antitoxin system MntA family adenylyltransferase antitoxin → MERRDEISGVDLDAVRRVLDAAPVSVGVLYGSGARGDAHSRSDIDIGVAFEDVHSPSDRTRERLSLIDALSAALGTDDIDVVPITDSPPELRRSIRRDGVVVYGSLDRARDLLATPDSEADDAPLDSFDDILGDLRRVV
- the hepT gene encoding type VII toxin-antitoxin system HepT family RNase toxin, with amino-acid sequence MDESTRRRIVEKASYVRDAVEVLAEKRDSLSFEEYRDSREDRAVVERELQTAIEDCIDIGEMLLRSRDIAVPETNRSVFRRLEAEAVLDDATADRMARAAGLRNILTHQYGADIDDEAVYTSLQNQLDGSKRTSHRSETLSAEVSRPRF
- a CDS encoding type II secretion system F family protein; amino-acid sequence: MSSVVGLAPLVVALGLAALVPLSSLHSGLDTRFTRTARRYFGRYVPDEAPDRRRRLREAYVDETYRTYAAETYLVTVLAATAGAIVGVYVFGGVLLVLPAVGEFIQGLPDAIANTLGRPELEPDLTPNQVFGVLTAGGAVSGLAVAGVAYWYRWERLRSTAEVRRRGINEGLPRTVAFVYALSRGGMATPAVMRTLAENRDVYGHGADEISVAVREMDLFGRDIITAVRSVSKRTPSEEFKTFSENLASVLQSGQNLPGFLRDQYERYREEAADRQEEILELLATIAEAYVTVLVAGTLFLMTILLVFGLTTAQTINFLRLLAYVMIPLANLLFVVYLSGKLDLLGVSGGSETGALAASIRGRSGLPGAGGSGTDPAAEGEVADGRTVDGAGTDSAADSPVTDGGYTASSTLREQLAAYDSLARVRALFDRPGQALMQRPTAILYVTVPLALLSIALRAPDAVGATGVQVRALDDVLIQAALLVVGSFAVVWELYSRRIRKLEAALPELLERLASLNEAGMSVVEGFERVRESDLGVLSVEVDRICRDLTYGANVDDALRRFGLRVRTTATTRVVTLLTNALRASGDLAPVLRIAGEQANTELKLRRKRRQQMFTYLIVIYISFLVFLVIIVAVQEVLVPSLPNNVPTPENTDRLAVNVDAFARFGRVNKAAYTLVFFHTAIVQAVLSGFVAGQLGEGSLKHGAKHAAVMLAVAYGAFLLLSSPVAQVTFDDQTMAGETVTVDSVSLSEGGYVTVRARSADGEIVGHSGYLAAGGHEDVRIRLESTYSDEMELYAVPHLDTDGDERFGYTGGAVDRTYPEERTRIYDVATVRRPGTGGTRSLQPTAGPAERSRLADRLGVGSF